The DNA sequence TTGGTATTCATTATCGTTTTTCCTGTCCACATATCCATCAACAAAATGAGCTTGTTGAAAGGAAACACATGCATATTGTTGAAATTGGGCTTGCTCTTATGGCCCATGCCTATCTTCCTTTCCATTTTTGGGCCGAAGCCTTCGACACGGTTGTTTTTGACACGGTTGCTTATCTTATTAATCTCTTACCATCATCAAATACCCAAAAtaaatcacaattttttcatgtttataaCCATAATcctaattatcattttttaaaagtttttggttgtcaATGCTTTCCCAATTTACATCCTTACAACCAACACAAAATTAATTTCAGATCCACTCCATGTCTTTTCCTCGGTTATAGCTCTATGCTCAAGAGATATAAGTGTTTGGACTTAAACACCCAAAGGCTATATATCTCTCATGATGTAGTCTTCCATGAAGGCTCATTTTCCTACTCAAATAATCGGCCCATTACAGATTCCTCTCGATCCTCACAGTAAAACCCGTTACCTACTCACTCCTCGCAAGCCCATTTACCCATCCTATCTCCATTTATCCTAGGCCCAGGTCCATTCCCATCTTCCACTCTGAATTCCTTTCTTGAATCCTCTCCTTCCCGAAATCAAAATCGAACTCAAATCCCTAGTTCTTCTTCCCCAATTCCATCCGCTCCCCCATCCTAACTCCACCCCGTTCTCCAATCATCACAAGATGCCACACCAATTCATCTCATCCTCGTGTCCGTCTGGATGGCACCATCCCTTATCCTTCACGAACTTGTCTCAGTACCACTGTACATACCTCTAAAACCTCTTCCAGCTACTCGACAGCTTCCAAACATTCGAAATGGCGTGATGCCATGCAATAGGAGTACAATGCTGTGCTCCAAAATAATACCTGGACCTTAGTCCCTCCTAACCCCTCTGCTAATGTCCTTGGTTGCAGATGGGTGCATAGAACAGAACGTCATGCCGATGGGTCCATTGAGAGAAGGAAGGCAAGACTTGTAGTCAAAGGCTATCATCAGCAGCCTGTCATTGATTTCCATGAGACTTTTAGTCTAGTGGTTAAGGCTTTGACAATTCGACTCATCTTATCAATTGCAGCTGCTCGTGGATGGCCCCTATGCTAGATTGATATCCAGAATGTGTTCCTTCATGGAACCCTCAATGATCAACTATACATGCAATAGCCTCAAGGGATTATCAACCCTCTGTATCCCACTCGTGTGTGTAAATTGCATAAAGTAGACCTCAAGCTGGCCCCTAGGGCATGGTTTGCCCAGTTGAGTTCGTAGTTGCTCACTTATGGTTTTAAAGCTTCTCAGGCTGATGCCTTTTTATTCATCCTTAGTCATAGTGATCTATGCATATACCTTCTAGTTTACGTTGATGACTTTATCATAATTGCCTCTAAAGCCTTTGCAATTGACACCTTAATTCATGACTTAAGTTTGGCCTTCCCTGTTAAAGACTTAAGGCATCTATCGTATTTTCTTGGCTTGGAAATAAGTCACTTGAAAGATGGCCTTTTGCTTTCTCAAAAAAAGTATATTAAAGACTTATTGTCTCAAAGTCAGATGTTGCAAGCAAAACCGATAACCTCTCCTATGGTAGCCTCTTTGAAACTGTCCCAATTTGACTCACCAACTTTTGGTGATACTACACTTTTTCGAAGTATTGTTGGAGGTTTGCAGTATTTTGTCACTCACTAGACCCAACATATCCTTTATCGTCAATAAGGTGTACCAATTCATGCACACACTCAAGTTGCCACACCAGATTGTAGTAAAGAAAATATTGCGTTATTTAAAAGGCACTATCAACCATGGCCTATTTTTCTCGTCTCAATCTTCCTTCAAATTGCAAGCTTACTCAAATGCGGACCAACTAGTGGTTTTTGCATCTATTTGGGTAAGCACCTCATTTCATGTAGCTCAAATAAACAAAGAACTATTGCAAGATTAAGCATggaatcaaaatataaatttgtagcTTCCTCAGCAGCTGAACTTATTTGGCTTCAAACCCTTATTTCTGAACTCGATTTACCTTTAACTCAGGCCCCAACACTCTGGTGTGCAACATTGCTGCCACTTACTTGGCTGACAATCCTGTTTACCACTCACGAACAAAGCATATCGATATTGACTTTCACTTTGTTAGAGATCGAGTTGCTGTCAAGACATTAAATATCTCTTTCATCAGCTAAATGATCAAATAGcttatatatttacaaaaccaTTGGTAGCtgacatattttttaaactcagGACGAGTCTCAATGTTGCTACATCATCAAAGGCCACTGTAGTGGAACTTTGTTAGTTTTTCTCTCAAGTTCTGTAacagattttattttctcatattcCTGTACAAATTGTGTATAAATATCACTAGTAAtgcaatacaaaatataattgaaTTCAACAACATATGTGACTTTGATAAGTCTCTCCTTCATCTCGATGCTTTTCCCACTTCTTACCCTAAGCGCAATACAACAGTCCCTCCCTCCTCCTGCTTCTTCGTCATGGATTCATTTACATTCGGTTCTATTCATTGTTGCTTCCTCCTCACCATTTTATTGTAAGATCTTTGCTTGAtgagtcctctctctctctctctctctctctctctctctctctaactcttgACCTCAAATTCTTGTAGACTTCACTAAGACGATTCAGATCTTGAATAGCCGCCAGATTCATCGTTAATGTAAATGCACATAGGTACATTCTTCCTTTGCGTTGTAATGCTTACTACATCAAAAGTCCCTTTCATTGGTGATCATAAGATTCTTAGGCTTGTGGGTTTGCTTTGAATCTTTTCTTTACAATGATTACATTGGCTCGAGAATAGTTGAacatttaaatttgttattgtCTTGTTTTAGGTTTGATCTTAAAGTTAGCaactattttattaatgaaatttgtgCTGGATGCCCACTACCACATATGTACGTTTTAATGAGTTGTGTAATTATGAAGAATTTctcatttgaagaaaataaatgttaaagCCTGTGCTCAACTTGCTTTTCTCCTTGGTTTTTCTAACTaccaaaatgaagaaaaaaaaaatctcttctaTCTAATTTGGATTTACATATCTTGGATTGGTAGTTGATTTTTATGGTTTTCCCAATGGATACTCCTATGAACAACTGTCATTAAATTGACTACCTAGGCTTGGCTCTGGTGGTATCGTGGTTGAATTGGATTAGGATAGTTGGTAGCTTTGGAGCTTTTTATAAcataagagaagaagaaagaagcatGAAAAATGGTGTCAAGCCTCTATTTCATTTGTGGATTCCTTGAGCCATATGTGTTTTGCATTTTTAGCTATTGAATCTGTGCACGGGTGGAATGGAGAGGTAGGAGCTGCATTTCCCACTAATGATAATACCATTTGAATATcataaaattagaaaacaacctaacagtcttttatttttcatcccaATTTAGACTTTTTATACTCCATGAATTACAACTTTACTATATGTTTTGCATCTTATTTCTACTATGCATATTGTTGGTTGACAAAATTAGATTTAGAATCAGAGATTACCATACTGCAACTATAGACAGAGAAAAAGTACTTGTAAagagaaagttgaattgttaaGTAAGGAGCAAGAACttcaaaagagagaggaagagatttgGAAGAGGGAGATGAGACTCCACAACAATCAAGTCGAGCTTCGAAGGCAAGAAGCAGACATGCAGCATTTCGTGTGTATTGAGATCAAAGTGAAGCCCCAACTAATTGGGATATATCGACCAACCAGTTGATGACTTTGTTATTAGAGACTTAGTGTTTGTAACAGAGATAAATTATTGAGAAATCTGTTTGTAAGGGAATTTCGCTCTAACTCATAAGCTCATTAGGTGCTCGACCGAGAGTAATAAGCTTCACCCCGATACTCATCCCTAGGACCTAAACTTACCCACGATGCAACTCGCCTGCAAGGAAAAGTTAGCAATGATGACTGATGGGATGGACAGGTCTGATGCTGCTTGGCCTCATCCTGCTCATGGGGACTCATATATGGTAGAACGGGAAAGACGAAGAACCTTTGATTTCTTACAAGGGGACATCGACGGACCATCGAAGACACCAACAGAGTAAGGCAAATCGGGGAACACTTTGCATTAATGGCATCGTTGTCCGagcaacacgccacattaataatGCCATCATAAAGCCACACTACATTAAAGGACTTTGACAAAGGGAACAATAGTGATGACGTAGGTCCCACAGGGACATGCACGATCCGCCCCCCAAACTTTCAGTATAAATAGCGATCCCCAGGTACAAAAAAGCTCTCTGGTCTTtagactctctcattatttacaaacttccaaaatactctACTGACTTTAGCATCAAAGACTCACTGGCCCCAAAACCGCCCTCTCTTagcttttttcttcttcgtttttgAAGACCCAGTTTTGAAGATCTGAGTTGCTAGAATCTGGTTCAAAGGCGTacgaaacatgacgttaacagTGACGCCGTTTGTGGGATCCTTCGTAGATCTTGCATGTATTTCGTATGTCTAAGACAACCCATTCCAAACAACTCGAAAGGGACATAGAAGAAGTTGTCATGGAGGCGAGACTGAAAGCTATGGAGGACTAGGCAACAAAGTTAACCGGCGAAGTGCAAAAACTTCGTAAGGAGAATGAGGAGCTTAAGAAACCTCAACAATGACAAAACAAAGTGGCGGAGCCTAGTAATAGTGAGCGCATGGAGTCCCAAAAAGTTGGAGCTGGAGCGAAcgtggaggaggagaggaagaacatGCAAGACGAGCTCCGTAATCTCAAATGGAAATACAAAGAGATTGCAAAGAAAGTAGGCACATCATCATCAGTGGACCAACTGCTCTTGCCACCAAAGTGATGGTTGTGCTCTTGCCACCAAAGTTTAGGATCCCCACCATGAAGTGAGAGAAATCCGAGGCGAACAGGTCTTGGCGAGGGAATATTAGTCCAAGAACTGAAGCAAGAAGATAGTGGGGTCTCCTCAAATGACACCTACAGGAAAGAGTAGAGCATGCACCACTTAAGGAGCCCTAGCAAGCTTTAGTCTACAACTCGCCCTATCGGACTCGAGGGGGAGCGGGAGTGGGAGGGTGCATGGTCCCAGAGGCAAAGGCATAGCAGGCGAAAGCTCCCTGGCTGAAGACTCCATCTCCCTTTATTTTGTAATTCGCTACTTGAAAACTGtaaatttttgttgtttaatGAAAGGCATGATTTTTCAGGACAATGCACCACACCTACTTTGAACTTTCGCGTCGTCAACAAGACATTGACAGGGGAAATTCCTTTCATCCTCACTTACGACCACAAGGCGATGCCGCTAGTGAAAATCGGGATCCCCACTTACAGAGTTTAGCACTTTGAGCAAGGCTCAAATGACAGGTGGGATTGCCCGAACGACTTTCTCCCTGAGGACCAAGGAGACAGGTCGAGCCAGAGGCCGCCTTGTCTTCTCGCGGCGGAGAGCGGAACTAACCCCACAACTAGTTGAATAATTTACCCCGACCTCCGCTACGATGAAGAGCGGGTTTAgcgccagcctgacccaaaACTTACCCTTCCCTGTAGTGTCAATGGGCGGGAGCAGGTTCAATAATAGACTGTTCGAACAACCTACCTCTCGCGGGGAACAAATGAACGATTGAGCCAGAGGCCACCTTGTCCCTCCCATGACAGAGAGCGGGTCCAACCCTGAGGCTGCCCGAAAAATTACCCGACCCCCATCACGGCGAAGGAGCGGATCAACCACATCACTGTTCGAATTACCTCCTCATGGGGCAAAGGAGCGGTTTGGCTTGAGGCATTCCAACCCATCCCCATTGGAGTGCGGGCCGGATCCTTCGACTGCTTGAATGTTGCACCAAGGAACGCAGACATCAACAACATGGTAAAAACTACAAGTACATCACATCATAGGCCAAATGGCCTAAGTTTGCGAAGTCTAACTCCTTTGAAGCTAAGAATAAAGTTATGATAGCCTGCTTATTTTTTAGTTAGGAATTAAATACGCAATGTCAATGGGTGGGAGCGAGTCCAATCGCAAATTGCCTGAACAACCTACCTCCTACAAGGACAAAAGGGACGGGTTGAGCCAGAGGctgccttatccctcccacgACGGAGAGCTAGTTCGGCTTCCCGGTCACCTGAATACTTACCCTGGCCTCCATTGCAGCAAAAATCAACCTAGATTAATTCGACTCCACGGCCACGGTGCTACTAGGAGGGACATAGATGTGGGTTAGCAAAACACTTCCTGACCTCTCTCGAGAAGACAACCAGAATCTCCCTAACGCGGCTTAACTCTTAGGGGGGGATTTCCATCCACTCCAAGTTGGAAGCAGTGGACGAGAGTCGACATATGCtgatgacattttttttttctagttacatatcaaaataaagcaTGACAATGTAAGATGGAAGAACTAAAGGACTAGGTGGGGAAAAGCGTGTTTGAGAGATcgatgataaaaaaagaaaaaaattggctCAAAGAAAAAGTGGAGAGACATCGGCCTTGTAAACAATATTGCTAAATGCATCAAGAGGATAACTAACTAACAAAGGCAAATGAGGACAATATTAGCGGGAAGTTGTCAGGGTCGTCGGGGATTGGTTCGACGCTGGTAGGTTGAATTGTAATGTTTTAGATGACGACAATCCCCCCCACTCGACGTAGACCCCATAATTCCCTGAGTCGAAACCCTCAGGCctgccataaaaaaataaataaaataaataaaataaataaataaaataaaaaaagagagaaaaaagaaaggggaGACCCTGAAAGCAAATGGCCGCAGAAGATAAATATAAAGCAAAAGGGATAATGTTATTGATAAGTTACAACATGGAGCTGCAAGCTTACAATAGAAAAATTACAACGTGAATCGATAAGTTACAACATGAAGCCGCAAGCTTACAATGGACAAATTATAACGTGAAACAACAAGTTACAACGTGAAAAATGTAAGTTACCACATCACCTACTGTGGAGAAGTATGAGAAACTGTTAGAGGAGGTGAAGACAGGAGGGTGAGATGACGATAAGAGAGTAATTTTGGAGCTTAAAAAGAAGTGTTGCATGCTGGAGTGTGTGAAAATGAAGGTTGTGAGTGAGAAGGAACTCACGCGCCATGAGGTCTGGGTAGTCAGCCCCGGCCTCCTCCAACGCACAATGCCAAATGATGAAGCACGACACAAGGATCCTTTACACACTAGGAGGAGCTGAGTAGGCGCCAACAAGAGATGATCCAGCACTTTTTACACTAGACAACAGAAAGACAATCTGAGTATGCTAGAGAACATGACGGGGTACATCGCCACTTTGGAGGCAAAACCCTTAAAGTCGACGGGAGTCACCTCCGAACGCCATGAGAAGCCAACAAACTCCTCTGAATGGTGTTGCCTTGCTCGTCTGTTGCATCGACAGGGTCGGAAGATCTAGTCGGCCTAGAAGGGCACAAGGATTTCTTATGGGCCATTAGCAACCAGGgagaaagaagatgaatcaGAAAGAACAACGCAAGGGGAAGTGCTTGAAAGGGAGAGGGGAACACATGATACTCAGTAGAAGAGAGAATAGGAACCTTATATAGGCAAGCTCGACGGTTGACATCCCGAGGCAGTAGGAACCCAAGCGACCCACATAGTACTAGATTTCCACGATCGCTGTGATTCTAACATAGCGTATCCAGTGTTGCGATGTGGGAAAGAAGTAACTGCCTGACGCGAATAGTGATGAAGGGGCTGAAGAGGCACCATTTAATGTGGATCGGAACCATCGAAATACAACCATAAAGCTGAAGGCGAACCATTGCCAAGTATTGTGTAAAGACAAAAAGACAACTCGGATATGGCTAGAAAGCAGAAGTGCGACACGTGAGCACCGAGAAACCCTTAACTCCCTGTCCTAGAAAGAAATGGCCGCATAGCTGCAATTGCATAAATTGATTAATCaaggaaggaaaggaagaaTTCCCATTGGACCCATTCGATAGGAATTGACAGGGTAACTGTAAGAGAATTTCCCCCACTCATAAGCCCACTAGGCACTCGACCGAGAGTAATTGATTACAAACTTGTATGCATGAGTAATAACGTCTGCACAAAGACATACgcacaaatataatatacatgactATCACTCAATAATATCTTCAACCTAAAGAACATAAAGAAAAGCAAACCAAGAGTCCAGTTTggtacatataaaataaatataatataaatatatataatgtaatgtcaaaaattatatataatatacaaaatcatataaaaatattatatatatatattatataaatatatatatatatatatatatatatatatcaactgcTCCGGTTCGATTCGATGCAAATTTGTGTTCTAAATATCAAAATCGAAATCGGACCAATTTTGATTATAGGAACCAGAATTGGACCAATTTCTAACTGGATCGAACACAACGATTCGGTCGGTTTTACGGATTCATTGGTTTTTGCCATTAAAGTTGTGGTTACGAAgaataaagaaagtaaaaaatattgttaataaaaaataatgatatgcttataatttttgtacaattttatataaaattaaggataatttcttaaaattaaagtttattttgatgaactgACACGATTGTATTGATTGAATATAAAAGGATTGTAagagaatattttttcaatctttatgTTAAAGAAGTTGTATTTTCGTGGTTAATCTCACTCTCTTCAAATTCTATTCATTTCTATATCTTTTAATAGAGAAGCGTTATATCTATACACAAATCTTATATAAGGAAGTTTATACACTAATATAACTTAAAATaatacgtttgaattattttaaaataaaataatcttctaATTTGATCGATTATATTAAATCAAGCTAGTAAACTTTTTTGTACAGCAAAccaaatattatctttttaagattttaagactatgtttgaacgttaagtTAAGTAGAGCTGAgttcaattttctataaatagtagtaagttgaTATGGTAGAATGAGTTTTATGGGATCTacctaaaatgaatttaaatgtatttagatattaagatgaatttagatgtatttatgaaaaattaaaaaaattatggatctcGCATATAAAGagatgttaagttgaaaaatattatatatcttaaatgtaaaaaaattttgaattgaaacgaatttaataatttaagagttgattactttaatattaaaagatgtCTAAATCTAAATCCAACTCCGAGAACCGAGCGTAGcctaggttgtgtttggatgttgaagtgagttgaattgagatgataaaatattgttagaatattattttttaatattattattattttaagatttgaaaaaattgaattgtttattatattttatgttagaatttaaaaaaaatgtaatgattagttgagatgagttgagagtatttaagAAACCAAACTAAGCAATGGCCTTAAAATCAATTCCACACAATTATAGGTCCTTATGCGCAAAGATTTCACGCTCTCAACCTAGGGCTACACTCCCCAACTTCTCGATATATATAAGTACCATCTGCAAGGCCCCCTTTTCTGCACAAACCCTAGCGGCCACAGTTCCCACCGAAGCATCTCTCCGATAAGGGTTTCTCTGGTTCAAACTCAAACGATGGTTATTCTCGATTCTATTCTTTTCTATTCAcgctaatctctctctctctctcgctggATCTCAGTTTGTCTGGTTGTTTTCAGGCTGACGTTGAGACTGATGTGGCGGCGGCAGGGCAGCCGAAGAAGAGGACGTTTAAGAAGTTTAGCTTCAGAGGGGTTGATTTGGACGCTCTCCTCGATATGTCTACGGATGAGCTGGTCAAGCTCTTCCATGCCCGTGCTCGTAGAaggtatattttatagttttcatTAATGATCTGTggtattattcttattttcgttcaattttgggtatttttgtgTTACGGTGGCAAACGGGTCTGATTTTTGCTTGTTGCTTGTGGTGTTATAGGTTTCAGAGGGGATTGAAGCGGAAGCCAATGGCCTTGATCAAGAAGCTTCGCAAGGCGGTAATTTTTCTTGactattttgttgtttataaaAGCCAAGCCAAATATGGAGTGGTTTGTGGTGGGAAAGTAGATGCTTGAACTTAAATGCTAGTGTGCTTGTTTGTTTTGTCTGTGGATGCGTCTCTTAATGAGTTTTCGGAATATACGATAAATCAAGGTGTGGTACTTTTTTTTTGAGGTATATTCGACAGTATTTTTGTCTGTGAATGCGTCTCTTAATGGGTTTTCTGAGTATACGATAAATCAAGGTGTGATACTTATCTTTTTGAGGTTAATTCTACAGTATTTTTGTCTGTGGATGTGTCTGTTAATGGGTTTTCCGAGTATACGATAAATTAAAGTGTGATACTTGTTTTTTTGAGGTATATTCTACAGTAGTGGattttttgcatatatattctATGCTGTTAATGgttattctttttcattctgTTCTGAAGTTTAGCAATGGGATGGTATGGTTAacattatgctattatttgatTTGGCTAGACTTGTGGTATGTTTTTATCCGAACTCTCTCGATCAGTTGAGCGTGGGTTTTCCTCCTTGGAGTTGCAGCTGCTagtatttgatgaataaaaaggtcatcatatgataatatttcttttggagGAATGATAATGCATGTTTACGTAATTGAAGAGTGAGTTACTCCATGGGATGAGATCTTGGATTTTGCTTTCATAGACTTGCAAGGAATGGCAGAAGGTCAAGAGGATGTTCGAATAGGAAGTGTTGGTCAGCAACAAAAGGTATTGTTACCTAGTGGAAGACAGTAGTCCTTTCTAAGAAAGCTTTAGTTAAAAACTACTAGCTGGGAGTGAATATGTAATTTGACAGGCATGATCTGGGTTGCTTGTGATGATAATTTCTGAAGGTTTCTTCTGAAAGATGTGCTTTGGAAATTATTGTggtagttttaataaaatttatgtgaaaTATGTCACTCTGTGGGGATTGGAAAATTAAATTACCTTGGCCGCCTTCAAGAATTTCTGCACTGCAAGTTGTGGTGATTGCCATACAGGGTGATTGTAAGTTTCATCGTTGAGGCCTTAGAGAAGGAAAAACTGTATTGGAAGTGAATCCTCCCTATTGGGTATTTAATTGCACCTTGTGGTCAAAGCACATAGCAgtgatttattgtattttctatTTAGACAATACTCGAGGACAATTGCTCTTCTAGCGGATTGTGCTGTGTAAATAAAGTGGCGGCTCAATTGATGTTGCTAGTTTTCTAATGGCCTTTAGTCCattctcttttttatattaGTGTCAAATGGTTGATGCCTTGGAAAATCATCAACATTTATTTATGTGAGCTAGGAATTTTAGAGGGCATGGAAACAGTTTGATCTGGAGTGATCCCGTCTTATGTGGGCTGTTTGAAATAGTCATAAGTGCATATTCAAGAACTTCAAGTTATCTATTTAGTTAAAACTTGTAATTATACTTACTGTCCAAGTGCTCTATTGTGTTTGGAAATGCCCCATATCctttttttggatttatacTATATGCTTGATGTAATCCTTTTGGTTTCCTTCATGTGCTACCTGTATACTTAGgtttctccttttattttctttttaagtgaAACTTGCTTATTTTGGTGAATGTAACACTGTTGAAGTAGTTGCTATGGATGATTTCTTGTCAATTGCTTCATTATTTTCAGTGATTGATTCTGACTTGACTATATCTCAAGAAAACTGAGTTCTTTATTAAAGAGTGTGCATTATATCTGTATGCCCAATTTGGTGCTTTGCTGTTTCCCATTTTTGCCATGCTGGTTAGTACatataattgaaattaaatGGAAAATCTCATATGATGATCGGTAGTGATGACTGGCCATGTGTACATTTATGGTTTAATCTGGGTAGTGAAGACTGGTCACGTGTACGTTTATGCTTTAATCTGGAATATATGATATCAAATGCTTGGTCTTATGCTAGGAATgcaactttttttctcattgctccaacatcattaaaaaggactgctttcttttccttttctgttatCCACTACATTAATCTATGCTTGCCTTAGTGACTACAATATGCTGTTAGGAGACTAGTGTGATGAGTTGGTGTAATTTTAATAGAGTATGCTTGTGCTTTTTGTGAAACTATAATGGCTTAAATACCATTTTTCATGATGTTTTGAATCAGAAAAGGGAGGCCCCACCTGGTGAGAAGCCAGAACCTGTCCGAACTCACCTCCGCAACATGATCATAGTTCCTGAAATGATAGGAAGTATCATTGGGGTCTACAATGGCAAGACCTTCAATCAGGTTGAAATCAAGCCCGAAATGATTGGGCATTACCTGGCCGAATTCTCAATCAGCTACAAGCCTGTCAAGCATGGTAGACCTGGTATTGGGGCCACCCATTCATCAAGGTTCATTCCTCTTAAGTGAAATCGACACCTAAAGCTATATTTTTCGtcttattttccaaaaaccTCTATGTTGGACCAAATTTGCAGGTTACTTCATCTACGTTTCGTCTTTTCCATGTTTTGTTGAAGTTAATTAGATGAGCAACTTCAGTTTATAGACGGAAAAGCTGGTGCATTTAATGTTCCGGAGGTCatgtttttagtatttatatcgaatgttttatttttgtgtgcGCTTTCACGCAGATaatatttttctggttttgttATTTCTGCACACTTCTCATGTAGAGCAAGGTTTCTAGGCTGCACTTGAATTTTATCACTTCGCTTGCTCCATGCCTAAGCAGTTTTGGCTTATATGCTGTTTATTAGTATATGACAATTAGAGTACGCACAGAAACGCGGTTCAGTGAATTTATTTGGTCAAATGATTGTGATTGTACTACGGGTcgaataataatgatgataacGAATGGGAAACCCAAAttcatttgtttattatatcatctaTCTATAAAGCGGTGTTCCAAGATATATCtgtttttgctcaatctctctccttttcttgTGTTATCCGTCAAATCTTTACTCCCAAGGATATCGACAACCTGAAGACCCAAAATATCGTATTTTATTTGACAAAAAGGGAAGTCATGGTTTGCACAGAAGATCTATAAATCTTATCGTACCATCAACTAAGCAGCGGGCAAACATTCCCCAACGATGAGCCTGTCTCTAATCTGTCAGACAGCCAGCCAGGTcccgaaacaaaaataaaaaataataaagagagTCGTCTTTGGCCacgtttttaattttgttaccTTGTTCAACgcatatattttgatttttcattttcccaAGTTCGGTTCATTCAACCTTGTACCGTTTGTTACTTTTCTCAGCGggttttataataataaaccaCAGTATTAGCCTACCCTACccaatatcatatcatatgtaAGCATTCCTTCTGGTAGTAATATATCCTCGTGCTCAATTCGATAGTCTAGCTAATCGGTATGCTTAAGCGCTAAACAGTCTTCTAAATTCTTGGTccattcaaaatctcaaaaaaaatcaacaaatacATTTTCAAGCCCATAATAATAACCAGTCAAACTGTCACGCTCCTCCTCTTACTTTTTTTACTaatatcatatgatatattataacaaGACCTACATCCGACGGTTAGAAAgtgttccttttttttatttgtgtggGCCTTTTGTGAGGGGAAGGTGTGGAATTCT is a window from the Juglans regia cultivar Chandler chromosome 7, Walnut 2.0, whole genome shotgun sequence genome containing:
- the LOC108985529 gene encoding 40S ribosomal protein S15-4, with the translated sequence MADVETDVAAAGQPKKRTFKKFSFRGVDLDALLDMSTDELVKLFHARARRRFQRGLKRKPMALIKKLRKAKREAPPGEKPEPVRTHLRNMIIVPEMIGSIIGVYNGKTFNQVEIKPEMIGHYLAEFSISYKPVKHGRPGIGATHSSRFIPLK